A part of Flavobacteriaceae bacterium GSB9 genomic DNA contains:
- a CDS encoding M48 family metalloprotease — protein sequence MRGRNLKFRLLIGVAIALFFVFKRCNQQEVNPYTGRTQTISMTPDKEIAIGLQSAPQMAQQHGGLHPSNQYQALVDNVGNKLVNSSIAKKTPYKYEFHLLNDPNTINAFALPGGQIFITYALFSQLENEDQLAGVLGHEIGHVLGRHSAERIAESEYWQGLTTAGAVGADMGGLISGIGQNTLLTNGRDDELESDDLGVKFMIKAGYNPQEMIGVMEILKAAAGPNRVPEFQSTHPDPDNRIDKIKEAIEKYSTQ from the coding sequence GTGAGAGGAAGAAATTTAAAATTCAGATTACTAATAGGTGTAGCTATTGCTTTGTTTTTTGTTTTTAAAAGATGTAACCAACAAGAAGTTAATCCATATACGGGTAGGACACAAACCATATCTATGACCCCGGATAAAGAAATAGCTATTGGCCTGCAAAGTGCTCCGCAAATGGCACAGCAACATGGTGGTCTGCACCCCAGCAACCAATACCAAGCTTTGGTAGATAATGTTGGCAACAAACTTGTAAACAGCAGTATAGCTAAAAAAACACCATACAAGTACGAATTTCATTTACTAAACGACCCTAATACCATTAATGCTTTTGCGCTTCCTGGCGGACAAATTTTCATAACCTATGCGCTATTTTCCCAACTGGAGAACGAAGACCAATTAGCTGGTGTTCTTGGTCATGAGATTGGCCATGTGTTAGGCCGGCACAGCGCAGAACGAATTGCGGAAAGCGAGTATTGGCAAGGCTTAACTACAGCTGGGGCTGTTGGTGCCGATATGGGAGGGCTAATAAGCGGTATTGGACAAAATACATTGTTAACAAACGGACGTGACGACGAATTAGAAAGTGATGATTTAGGTGTTAAATTCATGATAAAAGCAGGATACAACCCTCAAGAAATGATAGGAGTCATGGAAATTTTAAAAGCAGCAGCCGGACCGAATCGTGTTCCTGAGTTTCAAAGCACCCACCCAGATCCAGACAACCGCATTGACAAAATAAAAGAAGCTATTGAAAAATATAGCACACAATAA
- a CDS encoding GNAT family N-acetyltransferase yields the protein MNFNIKQISANKTYEVRQPILRPGKPIETCYFEGDQLKTTLHFGIFSDKNLLGVSSFFKNNHPSLSESTQYQLRGMAVLTSHQGKDLGRTLLNYGEQALKLKQVNIIWCNAREVSVSFYKKNNYQTFGSPFIIEGIGPHYVMFKKL from the coding sequence ATGAATTTCAACATAAAACAGATATCCGCTAACAAAACCTACGAAGTTAGACAGCCTATCCTAAGGCCAGGAAAACCTATTGAAACTTGCTATTTTGAAGGCGACCAACTAAAGACGACACTTCATTTTGGCATTTTTTCAGACAAAAATCTATTAGGCGTAAGCTCTTTTTTTAAAAACAATCACCCTTCACTTTCTGAAAGCACCCAATATCAACTAAGAGGCATGGCTGTATTGACTTCGCATCAAGGAAAAGATTTAGGGCGAACTCTTTTAAACTATGGCGAACAGGCACTCAAACTAAAACAGGTAAACATCATTTGGTGCAACGCCCGTGAGGTTTCGGTTAGTTTTTACAAAAAGAACAACTACCAAACCTTTGGCAGTCCCTTCATAATTGAAGGTATTGGCCCGCATTATGTTATGTTTAAAAAACTGTAA
- the pepE gene encoding dipeptidase PepE — translation MKNLIIASTSTVHGSDYLEYIIPELEIHFKAASEIVFIPYARPSGISHDDYTEIARKGLAKIGKSVKGIHEFENPVKAIKNAEALFVGGGNTFVLTYQLYKNDVITVLKETIGNGTPYLGTSAGSNICGLTIKTTNDMPIVYPPSFNALGLVPFNINPHYLDPDTSSKHMGETRETRIKEFHAYNTPPVVGLREGSWLKVKGHSIVLKGNLSARIFEYNKKAYEVEIETDLSHLK, via the coding sequence ATGAAAAATTTGATTATAGCAAGCACATCAACGGTTCACGGCAGTGATTATTTAGAATACATAATTCCCGAGTTAGAAATCCACTTTAAAGCAGCCTCTGAAATTGTTTTTATCCCCTATGCGCGACCCAGTGGAATCTCGCATGATGATTATACAGAAATTGCCCGCAAAGGCTTGGCAAAAATTGGAAAATCTGTTAAGGGTATCCACGAGTTTGAAAACCCGGTTAAAGCCATAAAAAACGCCGAAGCCCTATTTGTTGGTGGCGGCAATACCTTTGTTTTAACCTACCAGCTGTACAAAAACGACGTTATAACCGTATTAAAAGAAACCATTGGCAACGGAACGCCTTATCTAGGCACAAGTGCGGGCAGCAACATATGCGGACTTACCATTAAAACCACCAACGATATGCCCATTGTTTACCCGCCTAGCTTTAATGCCTTAGGGCTAGTACCGTTTAATATTAACCCGCATTATTTAGACCCCGACACATCGAGCAAACATATGGGGGAAACCCGAGAAACCCGAATTAAAGAATTTCATGCCTACAACACGCCACCCGTAGTAGGGCTAAGGGAAGGCAGTTGGCTTAAAGTAAAAGGACATTCAATTGTTTTAAAAGGAAACCTATCGGCCAGAATATTTGAATATAACAAAAAAGCCTACGAAGTTGAAATAGAAACCGATTTGAGCCATTTAAAATAA
- a CDS encoding carboxypeptidase-like regulatory domain-containing protein translates to MNRILLLLAVFISGSAFSQTISRVAVSGKIIVEDNDLAGITVFNASSNIGTVTDEDGTFSLKVALNDQIEVSALQYQNITFRINEDIIKSRKMKLFLIEEINKLEEVVVVTKGLTGNLVADMEDAKPFKPKLDALYFGVKHSAEYDFEKDYKTEAENVAMNTKGVAVVNGLDVVNVVDQLLLPLFRSKVSDKKTVQVPDVPIESIKYYFGSEFLMDNFNIPEHRVEDFIQYVQADGFDFSLLNYGNEMEFLELLNQKSKTFLKSKN, encoded by the coding sequence ATGAACAGAATATTGTTACTCTTAGCCGTTTTCATTTCGGGATCAGCCTTTTCCCAAACCATAAGTAGGGTTGCCGTTTCTGGTAAAATAATTGTAGAAGACAACGATTTGGCTGGCATTACCGTTTTTAACGCCTCGTCTAATATAGGAACCGTTACAGATGAAGATGGGACATTTTCTTTAAAAGTAGCCTTAAACGACCAAATAGAAGTGAGTGCCCTGCAGTACCAAAACATTACATTTAGGATTAATGAAGACATTATAAAATCCAGAAAGATGAAACTCTTCTTAATAGAAGAAATAAATAAGCTTGAAGAGGTCGTTGTGGTGACAAAAGGATTAACGGGGAATTTGGTTGCCGATATGGAAGACGCGAAACCATTCAAGCCTAAATTGGATGCCCTCTACTTTGGAGTGAAGCATAGTGCCGAGTATGATTTTGAAAAAGACTATAAAACTGAAGCAGAAAACGTAGCCATGAACACCAAGGGCGTAGCCGTTGTAAATGGTTTGGATGTCGTTAATGTAGTCGACCAGCTATTATTGCCCCTGTTCCGTTCAAAAGTGTCCGACAAGAAGACAGTACAAGTGCCCGATGTGCCTATAGAATCGATTAAATACTATTTTGGTTCCGAATTTTTAATGGATAATTTTAATATTCCAGAGCATCGTGTTGAAGATTTTATACAATACGTACAGGCCGACGGTTTTGATTTTTCTCTTCTCAATTATGGAAATGAAATGGAGTTTTTAGAGTTGCTTAACCAAAAAAGTAAGACATTTTTAAAATCTAAAAACTAA
- a CDS encoding peptidase E has translation MKEKKSVQIISRIFINDFESAVRTRYNKVLTFGGEDETENLDDYIEGYLKDYLTIKINGKRADLAYIGKEYDIDIIKCYLEIEDVKKIDTLEITNRILFDLIQEQQNIIKTKINSKQKSVILIPQKDTAVLKFN, from the coding sequence GTGAAAGAAAAAAAATCGGTGCAAATTATTTCTAGAATTTTCATAAACGATTTTGAAAGTGCTGTAAGAACGCGTTATAATAAAGTGTTAACCTTTGGAGGGGAAGACGAAACAGAAAACCTCGACGATTACATTGAGGGGTATTTAAAGGATTATTTAACCATTAAAATTAACGGTAAAAGAGCAGATTTAGCTTACATTGGCAAGGAATACGATATAGATATCATTAAGTGTTATCTTGAAATCGAAGATGTTAAAAAGATTGATACTTTAGAAATAACAAATCGCATTTTATTCGATTTGATTCAAGAGCAACAAAATATCATAAAAACAAAAATAAATTCAAAACAAAAAAGTGTTATCCTCATTCCACAAAAGGATACAGCTGTGTTAAAGTTTAATTAA